The following coding sequences are from one Venturia canescens isolate UGA chromosome 5, ASM1945775v1, whole genome shotgun sequence window:
- the LOC122410918 gene encoding nuclear receptor coactivator 2-like isoform X10, producing the protein MSISAAENAGPGPGDLQDPLWVKMSAITGNNTKKRKKSDAKPQSQINKCLNEKRRRTLENTFIDEIEELITATDMSSGKTDKCQILQRAVDKIRHICEQEGSNSHAVQQGEVSSSNPNILSNDQVGPIVLEALDGFLFVVSAEGRIEYVTDNIKQYINYSKDDVFGKDIYNIIHHGDHQAFVESLPMLLGWTCDPQPQTRKGSFNCRFLVKPDDKDETMEQKQQRVSQYETMQICSALLPINTNRLESGDVSSESSDIGPCVMCVARRISSNEKPVGATIEQFSVKSDISGKIIAVDNNGLSTSYSKYLNEDLVGTTIQDLCHPHDLSKLTAHLKGTTQTGEGTSSMYRLRMCSDKFLNVQTKSRLFKGNGMNESDFVMSAYSIVGDNDLTASEGGQLSNNKMCSGHSSNRCASNSNNNNGNNNNNVGGPLMSIGHVNGQVSGLSGGRSGGVGITSSCTTSSSVSVVGGGGCVGSSGGGNGAGTTNSTISFGSVDNSNNSIGSLIPNNQYNQFTSGMDLGFELFPSSTWDLAGSSNAWPTNDNRPESRDSGCGGQTISRPPSQPNVQTPSPQGTYSSSNTAIIPSHRSPMRPYSPSINVNVATHNFSNSFPFSPLQESQSGMSNTSVPIVNANGANPAGAAVLPGSSGPSSVPGPPNPTGNGLPGTSTSASNSIIPGNNIVGPSTSKRHEDNKNSNNSSTPMNIHGNVSHDVNNPTSHSSQACHETQNSVVPTESGRLRNLLTKRTSVSDDNQDTSNNDNDNQNEHRILKILLNQPDEDDYHSEHSNKLRTSPSNLNKSNVEHPKPSLGNNMLLQLLNEKNDEDEDARAGLKKQHELLQQLLKDPDEERKMQEQRESRDDDPLLRSLGFRAATPSPSQSGDHPHPATSQVGQKRPGEDGNMNMAVKRPMDGSHQVSSSGTGASSTVTSKLWEKNKMLASLLAKQPSQPATIPPIPASVISATPQDKLPRVVDRLKQQQPWSGGSMQPIVSNATTTTATSARTPLQNQTRQLPRQATYLNHMLSQQQRPQMGQMDTEFSGSGDYRPAGMDPNSWDNQSSDPDLSDILDQVIEFVPDEAIAESSAIANLLDAIESPPMNEKMAINAIQKSLMLCETAVNPTSSTITMPGTPPAYSTALGNTSVTTSHNYQPPPMYQQQSRVRFNAQPGIRQNAAQFTQHQQQRAKLLQQQQQQQQQQLKQRLLQQQQQQQLLIPSNATAPDQIASGIHNIDSLLNNTVAPNVSLQRSNVPDSQVSPGYGGSVQMPSGHRLSHSYSHPATLPQHPVVNNNFNSGQQVSAAAARLSPHSPAAMMSFSHPQPLSPRVSQGNYGNSPRMFNVNQTRQQQPAQQQLQQQQRSMPSPGTPASARQSPFPAESFPPPASPTASQFPPVPNPNAANPTAQYRLQRASSTPTATTQLPGGIGSPRHYGGGVNKDQPLLSPSHQHGGCQPTANHNQQNPANSQHYTNQQHTSMLYHTSANSINNHDVQNNQFCYDRTSISMYGTGPGDPQDARSMPPSNTTGHQMGGNTSSTGSMTSEFVRQELRAVVGARTQQRVPNNLQNNLTGQVTQDDLEALGLPFEMSSAGEAVVSDGPAKSWAIGSAGSAPSSSRTTMEEAVRGDPKSSLLQKLLSE; encoded by the exons ATTCGGCACATATGCGAACAAGAGGGCTCCAATAGTCATGCTGTTCAACAGGGAGAAGTTTCCTCCTCAAATCCGAACATATTGTCCAACGATCAAGTTGGCCCGATTGTGCTCGAG GCGTTAGATGGCTTTCTGTTTGTCGTTAGCGCCGAGGGCCGCATCGAATACGTTACGGATAATATAAAgcagtatataaattattcTAAGGACGATGTTTTCGGAAAGgatatttataatattattcATCATGGGGATCACCAAGCCTTCGTGGAGAGCCTGCCGATGTTATTAG gtTGGACCTGCGATCCCCAGCCACAAACGAGAAAAGGGAGCTTCAATTGTCGCTTTCTCGTCAAGCCCGATGATAAGGACGAGACTATGGAACAGAAGCAACAGCGCGTATCTCAGTACGAAACAATGCAAATATGCTCTGCCCTGTTACCAATAAATACTAATCGTCTTGAAAGCGGTGATGTGTCATCGGAATCGTCGGACATTGGTCCTTGCGTAATGTGCGTTGCACGAAGGATATCCAGCAACGAAAAACCAGTTGGCGCTACCATCGAACAGTTTTCCGTTAAATCGGACATCAGCGGGAAAATAATAGCGGTCGATAATAATGGACTGTCTACTTCTTACTCAAAGTACCTAAACGAG gACCTGGTTGGAACAACAATACAGGACTTGTGTCATCCGCATGATCTCAGTAAATTAACTGCTCATTTGAAGGGCACGACACAGACCGGTGAGGGGACGAGTTCCATGTATCGGTTGCGCATGTGCTCTGACAAGTTCCTTAACGTCCAAACAAAGTCAAGACTTTTCAAAGGAAATGGCATGAACGAATCGGATTTTGTGATGTCCGCCTATTCGATTGTCGG GGACAATGACTTAACGGCTAGCGAGGGTGGTCAGCTTTCCAACAACAAAATGTGCTCGGGACACTCTAGTAACCGTTGTGCGAGCAATAGTAATAACAATAATGgtaacaataacaataacgTGGGTGGGCCGTTGATGTCGATCGGTCATGTAAACGGTCAAGTGAGTGGTTTAAGTGGTGGCCGGAGTGGCGGCGTCGGGATAACGTCCTCGTGCACAACGTCGTCGAGCGTGTCTGTCGTTGGCGGGGGTGGTTGCGTTGGATCATCCGGCGGCGGTAACGGGGCTGGTACGACAAacagtacaatttcgtttgGTAGCGTCGACAATTCGAACAATTCAATTGGTTCGTTGATTCCGAACAATCAGTACAACCAGTTTACGAGTGGCATGGATCTGGGGTTTGAGCTTTTTCCAAGTTCCACGTGGGACTTGGCCGGTAGCAGCAACGCCTGGCCTACCAATGATAATAGGCCAGAATCGAGAGATAGCGGTTGCGGTGGTCAAACGATATCCCGACCACCTTCCCAACCAAACGTACAAACTCCGAGCCCGCAGGGAACGTACTCTTCTTCGAATACGGCCATCATACCGTCTCATCGAAGCCCCATGCGTCCATACAGCCCATCTATCAACGTCAACGTTGCCACTCACAACTTCAGTAATTCGTTCCCATTCAGTCCTCTTCAGGAATCGCAAAGCGGAATGTCCAACACGAGCGTTCCCATCGTCAACGCAAACGGTGCGAATCCCGCTGGCGCCGCCGTTCTTCCTGGATCCAGTGGACCGTCCTCGGTTCCCGGGCCTCCGAATCCCACCGGGAATGGACTACCCGGAACATCGACCTCCGCCAGCAATTCCATCATCCCTGGCAACAACATCGTTGGACCGTCGACCAGCAAAAGGCACGAggacaacaaaaattccaacaaCTCATCCACCCCCATGAACATTCATGGTAACGTCAGCCACGACGTCAATAATCCAACGAGCCATTCGTCCCAAGCCTGCCATGAAACTCAAAACAGTGTTGTGCCCACGGAATCTGGTAGACTGAGAAACTTGCTCACCAAAAGAACAAGTGTCAGTGACGATAATCAGGACACCTCCAACAACGATAATGATAATCAAAACGAACACAGGAtactaaaaattttgttgaatcaaCCGGACGAGGATGATTATCATTCGGAACATAGCAACAAGCTTCGGACCAGCCCGAGCAATCTCAACAAAAGTAACGTCGAGCATCCGAAACCTTCCCTCGGCAACAATATGCTTTTACAG TtattgaatgagaaaaatgacgaggacgaagacgctCGAGCCGGTTTGAAGAAGCAGCACGAACTTCTTCAACAATTACTCAAGGATCCtgacgaggagagaaaaatgcaGGAACAACGAGAG AGTCGAGACGACGATCCTCTACTTCGGAGCCTTGGATTCCGCGCTGCTACGCCATCCCCCTCCCAATCCGGCGATCATCCGCATCCAGCTACTTCGCAAGTCGGTCAAAAAAGGCCCGGTGAAGATGGCAATATGAATATGGCCGTTAAACGACCCATGGATGGATCGCATCAAGTATCCTCTTCCGGAACCGGAGCCTCTAGTACCGTTACTAGCAAATtgtgggagaaaaataaaatgttggcATCGCTGCTGGCCAAACAGCCATCCCAGCCAGCGACTATTCCGCCAATACCCGCGTCTGTGATATCGGCAACTCCACAG gataAGCTGCCTCGCGTTGTCGACCGATTGAAGCAGCAACAGCCATGGTCGGGTGGTAGTATGCAACCGATTGTCAGCAACGCGACAACGACAACCGCGACCTCGGCGCGTACGCCTTTACAAAACCAAACGAGACAACTACCTCGTCAAGCAACCTACCTCAATCACATGCTAAGTCAA CAACAAAGGCCCCAAATGGGACAAATGGATACAGAATTTAGCGGTAGCGGCGATTACCGTCCTGCCGGAATGGACCCAAACTCGTGGGACAATCAGTCGTCAGATCCAGATCTGTCGGACATTTTGGATCAGGTTATAGAATTTGTTCCGGACGAAGCTATCGCGG AATCGTCCGCAATAGCGAATCTATTGGATGCTATTGAATCGCCACccatgaacgaaaaaatggctATTAATGCCATACAAAAGTCATTGATGTTATGCGAGACTGCAGTGAATCCAACGTCTTCCACGATCACGATGCCTGGTACACCTCCGGCTTATTCGACAGCG CTGGGTAATACGTCAGTCACAACGAGTCACAACTACCAACCACCACCAATGTATCAACAACAATCGAGGGTCAGATTCAACGCCCAGCCAGGAATACGACAAAATGCTGCACAGTTCACTCAGCATCAGCAACAACGAGCCAAACTTttgcaacaacagcaacaacaacaacagcagcaattAAAACAGAGGCTTttgcagcaacagcagcaacaacaattaCTCATACCATCCAATGCAACAGCCCCAGACCAAATAGCATCGGGTATCCATAATATCGATAGCTTACTTAATAACACCGTGGCACCAAATGTTTCGCTTCAG CGCTCCAATGTACCAGATTCTCAAGTCTCGCCGGGCTACGGGGGATCCGTCCAGATGCCTTCGGGCCACCGCCTTTCACACTCATATTCCCATCCGGCAACGTTACCGCAAca CCCGGTCGTTAATAACAATTTCAACAGCGGTCAACAAGTCTCGGCAGCTGCAGCGCGGCTGTCCCCACATTCTCCCGCTGCTATGATGTCGTTTTCTCATCCTCAACCGCTATCACCTCGAGTTTCACAA GGCAATTACGGAAATAGTCCGCGGATGTTCAACGTGAATCAAACGAGGCAGCAGCAGCCGGCGCAACAGCAGCTTCAACAGCAGCAAAGATCGATGCCGTCGCCAGGTACACCGGCATCGGCACGCCAATCCCCATTTCCGGCTGAATCTTTCCCCCCACCGGCATCGCCAACGGCTAGCCAATTCCCGCCTGTTCCTAATCCAAATGCCGCCAATCCCACAGCTCAGTATCGTCTTCAGCGAGCCTCTTCGACACCTACCGCAACGACCCAGTTACCAG GTGGTATTGGATCACCGAGACATTACGGAGGTGGTGTTAACAAGGATCAACCACTATTATCACCTAGTCATCAACACGGCGGTTGTCAACCAACGGCAAATCACAATCAACAGAATCCAGCGAACAGCCAACATTACACAAACCAACAACACACCTCAATGCTTTATCACACGAGTGCAAACAGTATCAACAATCATGATGTACAGAACAATCAGTTTTGTTACGATCGTACATCGATATCGATGTACGGTACGGGACCGGGAGATCCTCAGGACGCGAGATCAATGCCTCCTAGTAATACCACCGGTCACCAAATGGGTG GTAATACGAGCAGCACGGGCAGCATGACTTCCGAATTCGTTAGGCAAGAATTGAGGGCTGTTGTTGGAGCGCGAACGCAACAGAGGGTGCCGAATAATTTGCAAAATAATCTCACCGGTCAAGTTACTCAGGACGATCTTGAAGCTCTTGGTTTGCCGTTTGAGATGTCTTCGGCAG GTGAGGCTGTGGTTAGCGATGGCCCTGCCAAGAGTTGGGCCATTGGGAGTGCCGGAAGTGCCCCCTCCTCCTCCAGG ACTACTATGGAGGAGGCGGTACGAGGTGATCCAAAGTCATCCCTTCTGCAGAAGTTACTGTCCGAGTGA
- the LOC122410918 gene encoding nuclear receptor coactivator 2-like isoform X1: MSISAAENAGPGPGDLQDPLWVKMSAITGNNTKKRKKSDAKPQSQISSNKCLNEKRRRTLENTFIDEIEELITATDMSSGKTDKCQILQRAVDKIRHICEQEGSNSHAVQQGEVSSSNPNILSNDQVGPIVLEALDGFLFVVSAEGRIEYVTDNIKQYINYSKDDVFGKDIYNIIHHGDHQAFVESLPMLLGWTCDPQPQTRKGSFNCRFLVKPDDKDETMEQKQQRVSQYETMQICSALLPINTNRLESGDVSSESSDIGPCVMCVARRISSNEKPVGATIEQFSVKSDISGKIIAVDNNGLSTSYSKYLNEDLVGTTIQDLCHPHDLSKLTAHLKGTTQTGEGTSSMYRLRMCSDKFLNVQTKSRLFKGNGMNESDFVMSAYSIVGDNDLTASEGGQLSNNKMCSGHSSNRCASNSNNNNGNNNNNVGGPLMSIGHVNGQVSGLSGGRSGGVGITSSCTTSSSVSVVGGGGCVGSSGGGNGAGTTNSTISFGSVDNSNNSIGSLIPNNQYNQFTSGMDLGFELFPSSTWDLAGSSNAWPTNDNRPESRDSGCGGQTISRPPSQPNVQTPSPQGTYSSSNTAIIPSHRSPMRPYSPSINVNVATHNFSNSFPFSPLQESQSGMSNTSVPIVNANGANPAGAAVLPGSSGPSSVPGPPNPTGNGLPGTSTSASNSIIPGNNIVGPSTSKRHEDNKNSNNSSTPMNIHGNVSHDVNNPTSHSSQACHETQNSVVPTESGRLRNLLTKRTSVSDDNQDTSNNDNDNQNEHRILKILLNQPDEDDYHSEHSNKLRTSPSNLNKSNVEHPKPSLGNNMLLQLLNEKNDEDEDARAGLKKQHELLQQLLKDPDEERKMQEQRESRDDDPLLRSLGFRAATPSPSQSGDHPHPATSQVGQKRPGEDGNMNMAVKRPMDGSHQVSSSGTGASSTVTSKLWEKNKMLASLLAKQPSQPATIPPIPASVISATPQDKLPRVVDRLKQQQPWSGGSMQPIVSNATTTTATSARTPLQNQTRQLPRQATYLNHMLSQQQRPQMGQMDTEFSGSGDYRPAGMDPNSWDNQSSDPDLSDILDQVIEFVPDEAIAGLASRLTESSAIANLLDAIESPPMNEKMAINAIQKSLMLCETAVNPTSSTITMPGTPPAYSTALGNTSVTTSHNYQPPPMYQQQSRVRFNAQPGIRQNAAQFTQHQQQRAKLLQQQQQQQQQQLKQRLLQQQQQQQLLIPSNATAPDQIASGIHNIDSLLNNTVAPNVSLQRSNVPDSQVSPGYGGSVQMPSGHRLSHSYSHPATLPQHPVVNNNFNSGQQVSAAAARLSPHSPAAMMSFSHPQPLSPRVSQGNYGNSPRMFNVNQTRQQQPAQQQLQQQQRSMPSPGTPASARQSPFPAESFPPPASPTASQFPPVPNPNAANPTAQYRLQRASSTPTATTQLPGGIGSPRHYGGGVNKDQPLLSPSHQHGGCQPTANHNQQNPANSQHYTNQQHTSMLYHTSANSINNHDVQNNQFCYDRTSISMYGTGPGDPQDARSMPPSNTTGHQMGGNTSSTGSMTSEFVRQELRAVVGARTQQRVPNNLQNNLTGQVTQDDLEALGLPFEMSSAGEAVVSDGPAKSWAIGSAGSAPSSSRTTMEEAVRGDPKSSLLQKLLSE; the protein is encoded by the exons ATTCGGCACATATGCGAACAAGAGGGCTCCAATAGTCATGCTGTTCAACAGGGAGAAGTTTCCTCCTCAAATCCGAACATATTGTCCAACGATCAAGTTGGCCCGATTGTGCTCGAG GCGTTAGATGGCTTTCTGTTTGTCGTTAGCGCCGAGGGCCGCATCGAATACGTTACGGATAATATAAAgcagtatataaattattcTAAGGACGATGTTTTCGGAAAGgatatttataatattattcATCATGGGGATCACCAAGCCTTCGTGGAGAGCCTGCCGATGTTATTAG gtTGGACCTGCGATCCCCAGCCACAAACGAGAAAAGGGAGCTTCAATTGTCGCTTTCTCGTCAAGCCCGATGATAAGGACGAGACTATGGAACAGAAGCAACAGCGCGTATCTCAGTACGAAACAATGCAAATATGCTCTGCCCTGTTACCAATAAATACTAATCGTCTTGAAAGCGGTGATGTGTCATCGGAATCGTCGGACATTGGTCCTTGCGTAATGTGCGTTGCACGAAGGATATCCAGCAACGAAAAACCAGTTGGCGCTACCATCGAACAGTTTTCCGTTAAATCGGACATCAGCGGGAAAATAATAGCGGTCGATAATAATGGACTGTCTACTTCTTACTCAAAGTACCTAAACGAG gACCTGGTTGGAACAACAATACAGGACTTGTGTCATCCGCATGATCTCAGTAAATTAACTGCTCATTTGAAGGGCACGACACAGACCGGTGAGGGGACGAGTTCCATGTATCGGTTGCGCATGTGCTCTGACAAGTTCCTTAACGTCCAAACAAAGTCAAGACTTTTCAAAGGAAATGGCATGAACGAATCGGATTTTGTGATGTCCGCCTATTCGATTGTCGG GGACAATGACTTAACGGCTAGCGAGGGTGGTCAGCTTTCCAACAACAAAATGTGCTCGGGACACTCTAGTAACCGTTGTGCGAGCAATAGTAATAACAATAATGgtaacaataacaataacgTGGGTGGGCCGTTGATGTCGATCGGTCATGTAAACGGTCAAGTGAGTGGTTTAAGTGGTGGCCGGAGTGGCGGCGTCGGGATAACGTCCTCGTGCACAACGTCGTCGAGCGTGTCTGTCGTTGGCGGGGGTGGTTGCGTTGGATCATCCGGCGGCGGTAACGGGGCTGGTACGACAAacagtacaatttcgtttgGTAGCGTCGACAATTCGAACAATTCAATTGGTTCGTTGATTCCGAACAATCAGTACAACCAGTTTACGAGTGGCATGGATCTGGGGTTTGAGCTTTTTCCAAGTTCCACGTGGGACTTGGCCGGTAGCAGCAACGCCTGGCCTACCAATGATAATAGGCCAGAATCGAGAGATAGCGGTTGCGGTGGTCAAACGATATCCCGACCACCTTCCCAACCAAACGTACAAACTCCGAGCCCGCAGGGAACGTACTCTTCTTCGAATACGGCCATCATACCGTCTCATCGAAGCCCCATGCGTCCATACAGCCCATCTATCAACGTCAACGTTGCCACTCACAACTTCAGTAATTCGTTCCCATTCAGTCCTCTTCAGGAATCGCAAAGCGGAATGTCCAACACGAGCGTTCCCATCGTCAACGCAAACGGTGCGAATCCCGCTGGCGCCGCCGTTCTTCCTGGATCCAGTGGACCGTCCTCGGTTCCCGGGCCTCCGAATCCCACCGGGAATGGACTACCCGGAACATCGACCTCCGCCAGCAATTCCATCATCCCTGGCAACAACATCGTTGGACCGTCGACCAGCAAAAGGCACGAggacaacaaaaattccaacaaCTCATCCACCCCCATGAACATTCATGGTAACGTCAGCCACGACGTCAATAATCCAACGAGCCATTCGTCCCAAGCCTGCCATGAAACTCAAAACAGTGTTGTGCCCACGGAATCTGGTAGACTGAGAAACTTGCTCACCAAAAGAACAAGTGTCAGTGACGATAATCAGGACACCTCCAACAACGATAATGATAATCAAAACGAACACAGGAtactaaaaattttgttgaatcaaCCGGACGAGGATGATTATCATTCGGAACATAGCAACAAGCTTCGGACCAGCCCGAGCAATCTCAACAAAAGTAACGTCGAGCATCCGAAACCTTCCCTCGGCAACAATATGCTTTTACAG TtattgaatgagaaaaatgacgaggacgaagacgctCGAGCCGGTTTGAAGAAGCAGCACGAACTTCTTCAACAATTACTCAAGGATCCtgacgaggagagaaaaatgcaGGAACAACGAGAG AGTCGAGACGACGATCCTCTACTTCGGAGCCTTGGATTCCGCGCTGCTACGCCATCCCCCTCCCAATCCGGCGATCATCCGCATCCAGCTACTTCGCAAGTCGGTCAAAAAAGGCCCGGTGAAGATGGCAATATGAATATGGCCGTTAAACGACCCATGGATGGATCGCATCAAGTATCCTCTTCCGGAACCGGAGCCTCTAGTACCGTTACTAGCAAATtgtgggagaaaaataaaatgttggcATCGCTGCTGGCCAAACAGCCATCCCAGCCAGCGACTATTCCGCCAATACCCGCGTCTGTGATATCGGCAACTCCACAG gataAGCTGCCTCGCGTTGTCGACCGATTGAAGCAGCAACAGCCATGGTCGGGTGGTAGTATGCAACCGATTGTCAGCAACGCGACAACGACAACCGCGACCTCGGCGCGTACGCCTTTACAAAACCAAACGAGACAACTACCTCGTCAAGCAACCTACCTCAATCACATGCTAAGTCAA CAACAAAGGCCCCAAATGGGACAAATGGATACAGAATTTAGCGGTAGCGGCGATTACCGTCCTGCCGGAATGGACCCAAACTCGTGGGACAATCAGTCGTCAGATCCAGATCTGTCGGACATTTTGGATCAGGTTATAGAATTTGTTCCGGACGAAGCTATCGCGG GTCTAGCGTCTCGTTTGACAGAATCGTCCGCAATAGCGAATCTATTGGATGCTATTGAATCGCCACccatgaacgaaaaaatggctATTAATGCCATACAAAAGTCATTGATGTTATGCGAGACTGCAGTGAATCCAACGTCTTCCACGATCACGATGCCTGGTACACCTCCGGCTTATTCGACAGCG CTGGGTAATACGTCAGTCACAACGAGTCACAACTACCAACCACCACCAATGTATCAACAACAATCGAGGGTCAGATTCAACGCCCAGCCAGGAATACGACAAAATGCTGCACAGTTCACTCAGCATCAGCAACAACGAGCCAAACTTttgcaacaacagcaacaacaacaacagcagcaattAAAACAGAGGCTTttgcagcaacagcagcaacaacaattaCTCATACCATCCAATGCAACAGCCCCAGACCAAATAGCATCGGGTATCCATAATATCGATAGCTTACTTAATAACACCGTGGCACCAAATGTTTCGCTTCAG CGCTCCAATGTACCAGATTCTCAAGTCTCGCCGGGCTACGGGGGATCCGTCCAGATGCCTTCGGGCCACCGCCTTTCACACTCATATTCCCATCCGGCAACGTTACCGCAAca CCCGGTCGTTAATAACAATTTCAACAGCGGTCAACAAGTCTCGGCAGCTGCAGCGCGGCTGTCCCCACATTCTCCCGCTGCTATGATGTCGTTTTCTCATCCTCAACCGCTATCACCTCGAGTTTCACAA GGCAATTACGGAAATAGTCCGCGGATGTTCAACGTGAATCAAACGAGGCAGCAGCAGCCGGCGCAACAGCAGCTTCAACAGCAGCAAAGATCGATGCCGTCGCCAGGTACACCGGCATCGGCACGCCAATCCCCATTTCCGGCTGAATCTTTCCCCCCACCGGCATCGCCAACGGCTAGCCAATTCCCGCCTGTTCCTAATCCAAATGCCGCCAATCCCACAGCTCAGTATCGTCTTCAGCGAGCCTCTTCGACACCTACCGCAACGACCCAGTTACCAG GTGGTATTGGATCACCGAGACATTACGGAGGTGGTGTTAACAAGGATCAACCACTATTATCACCTAGTCATCAACACGGCGGTTGTCAACCAACGGCAAATCACAATCAACAGAATCCAGCGAACAGCCAACATTACACAAACCAACAACACACCTCAATGCTTTATCACACGAGTGCAAACAGTATCAACAATCATGATGTACAGAACAATCAGTTTTGTTACGATCGTACATCGATATCGATGTACGGTACGGGACCGGGAGATCCTCAGGACGCGAGATCAATGCCTCCTAGTAATACCACCGGTCACCAAATGGGTG GTAATACGAGCAGCACGGGCAGCATGACTTCCGAATTCGTTAGGCAAGAATTGAGGGCTGTTGTTGGAGCGCGAACGCAACAGAGGGTGCCGAATAATTTGCAAAATAATCTCACCGGTCAAGTTACTCAGGACGATCTTGAAGCTCTTGGTTTGCCGTTTGAGATGTCTTCGGCAG GTGAGGCTGTGGTTAGCGATGGCCCTGCCAAGAGTTGGGCCATTGGGAGTGCCGGAAGTGCCCCCTCCTCCTCCAGG ACTACTATGGAGGAGGCGGTACGAGGTGATCCAAAGTCATCCCTTCTGCAGAAGTTACTGTCCGAGTGA